A single window of Nocardioides kongjuensis DNA harbors:
- a CDS encoding helix-turn-helix domain-containing protein: MNPIDVPTEWNDSALLTFEEFCALIHIPQRTVRDWRRRGVGPRFWRFNGTGRLYTTVAEVRRFTNPVNASR, translated from the coding sequence ATGAACCCGATCGACGTCCCCACCGAGTGGAACGACAGCGCGCTGCTCACCTTCGAGGAGTTCTGCGCCCTCATCCACATCCCCCAACGCACCGTCCGCGACTGGCGCCGACGCGGCGTCGGCCCACGCTTCTGGCGCTTCAACGGCACCGGCCGGCTGTACACGACCGTCGCCGAAGTCCGGCGCTTCACCAATCCCGTCAACGCCTCGCGCTAG
- a CDS encoding helix-turn-helix domain-containing protein: MSTARPDNDDHANDEMLTIDEAAAFLRVPVATMRYWRYCGTGPFSFKIQRHVRYWRADLVLWRAEQGRQPEGSPQAARSARRSAADD, encoded by the coding sequence ATGTCCACTGCCCGTCCCGACAACGACGACCACGCGAACGACGAGATGCTCACCATCGACGAGGCTGCGGCTTTCCTCCGGGTCCCCGTCGCGACCATGCGCTACTGGCGCTACTGCGGCACCGGCCCGTTCAGCTTCAAGATCCAGCGCCACGTCCGCTACTGGCGCGCCGACCTCGTGCTCTGGCGCGCAGAGCAGGGTCGTCAGCCCGAGGGTTCTCCACAGGCTGCGCGGAGCGCACGACGCTCCGCCGCCGACGACTGA
- a CDS encoding 1,4-dihydroxy-2-naphthoyl-CoA synthase, translating into MSAIEGVSETFDASQWDVVPGFEDLTDLTYHRAKAHGTVRIAFDRPDVLNAFRPHTVDELLRTLEHARQSADVGCVLLTGNGPSAKNGKWAFCTGGDQRIRGRAGYQYEDVSAGAGDTGAEEPSPIDKARLARLHILECQRLIRFMPKVVICVVPGWAAGGGHSLFVTCDLALASTEHARFKQTDADVGSFDGGYGSAYLARQVGQKFAREIFFLGQEYSADDAVRMGAANRSVPHAELEATALEWGRLINGKSPTAQRMLKYSFNLLDDGLVGQQLFAGETTRLAYMTDEAQEGRDQFLEKREPDWSPYPWYY; encoded by the coding sequence ATGAGTGCGATCGAGGGCGTGAGCGAGACGTTCGACGCGAGCCAGTGGGACGTCGTCCCCGGCTTCGAGGACCTGACCGACCTGACCTACCACCGCGCGAAGGCGCACGGCACGGTCCGGATCGCGTTCGACCGCCCCGACGTCCTCAACGCGTTCCGCCCGCACACCGTCGACGAGCTGCTCCGCACCCTCGAGCACGCCCGCCAGTCCGCCGACGTCGGATGCGTGCTGCTCACCGGCAACGGCCCGAGCGCCAAGAACGGCAAGTGGGCGTTCTGCACGGGCGGCGACCAGCGGATCCGCGGTCGCGCCGGTTATCAGTACGAGGACGTCTCGGCCGGTGCCGGCGACACGGGTGCCGAGGAGCCGAGCCCGATCGACAAGGCACGCCTGGCCCGCCTGCACATCCTGGAGTGCCAGCGCCTGATCCGCTTCATGCCCAAGGTCGTCATCTGCGTGGTCCCCGGCTGGGCGGCCGGCGGCGGCCACAGCCTCTTCGTCACCTGTGACCTCGCCCTCGCCTCCACCGAGCACGCCCGCTTCAAGCAGACCGACGCCGACGTGGGCTCCTTCGACGGCGGCTACGGGTCGGCGTACCTCGCCCGGCAGGTGGGCCAGAAGTTCGCTCGCGAGATCTTCTTCCTCGGCCAGGAGTACTCCGCCGACGACGCCGTCCGGATGGGTGCCGCCAACCGCTCCGTGCCCCATGCCGAGCTCGAGGCCACGGCGCTCGAGTGGGGACGCCTGATCAACGGCAAGAGCCCCACCGCCCAGCGGATGCTCAAGTACTCGTTCAACCTGCTCGACGACGGCCTGGTCGGCCAGCAGCTCTTCGCCGGCGAGACCACGCGGCTCGCCTACATGACGGACGAGGCGCAGGAAGGACGCGACCAGTTCCTGGAGAAGCGCGAGCCGGACTGGTCGCCGTACCCCTGGTACTACTGA
- a CDS encoding MerR family transcriptional regulator has product MLIKDLAARAGVSVKAVRYYESRGLITPERAANGYREYDDADVLVVREIRALLSLGLTADETVPFVECLRAGNERADVCPSSLDAYRLRIAEIDQRIEELSRLRGELSGLLRDAENYPTNPQDQEKR; this is encoded by the coding sequence GTGCTCATCAAGGACCTCGCCGCACGCGCCGGCGTGAGCGTGAAGGCGGTGCGCTACTACGAGTCGCGCGGCCTGATCACGCCGGAGCGGGCGGCCAACGGCTACCGGGAGTACGACGACGCCGACGTGCTCGTCGTACGCGAGATCCGCGCCCTGCTCTCCCTCGGCCTCACCGCCGACGAGACGGTGCCGTTCGTCGAGTGCCTGCGTGCGGGCAACGAGCGGGCCGACGTGTGCCCGTCGTCGCTGGACGCGTACCGGCTGCGGATCGCCGAGATCGACCAGCGGATCGAGGAGCTGAGCAGGTTGCGCGGCGAGCTGTCCGGGCTGCTGCGCGACGCCGAGAACTACCCGACCAACCCCCAGGACCAGGAGAAGCGATGA
- the trxA gene encoding thioredoxin, which translates to MTLQEITDADFETEVLASDQPVLVEFWAQWCGPCHQVAPALARIADERAGALRVVKLNSDENPVTSARYRVMGLPTMIVFRGGVPVHELRGARPKAALDREIDHALAG; encoded by the coding sequence ATGACCCTGCAGGAGATCACCGACGCCGACTTCGAGACCGAGGTGCTCGCCTCCGACCAGCCCGTGCTGGTGGAGTTCTGGGCGCAGTGGTGCGGCCCGTGCCACCAGGTCGCGCCGGCGCTGGCACGGATCGCCGACGAGCGGGCCGGGGCGCTGCGCGTGGTGAAGCTCAACAGCGACGAGAACCCGGTGACCTCGGCGAGGTACCGCGTGATGGGGCTGCCGACGATGATCGTGTTCCGCGGCGGCGTACCGGTCCACGAGCTGCGGGGCGCCCGCCCGAAGGCCGCCCTCGACCGGGAGATCGACCACGCCCTCGCCGGCTGA
- a CDS encoding nitroreductase family deazaflavin-dependent oxidoreductase: protein MTLHGEYEPSSQQWVRDQVAEYEASGGTKANTLRGSKDPIVVITSVGAKSGKLRKNPVMRVEKDGVYAAIASKGGAPENPSWYANFVANPLVDLQDGPQPKPYTVRLAEGEERARWWEHAVATWPTYASYQEKTDREIPVFLLEPVAA from the coding sequence ATGACACTTCACGGTGAGTACGAGCCCAGCAGCCAGCAGTGGGTCCGCGACCAGGTCGCGGAGTACGAGGCCTCGGGCGGCACGAAGGCCAACACCCTGCGCGGCTCGAAGGACCCGATCGTGGTGATCACCTCGGTCGGCGCGAAGTCCGGCAAGCTGCGCAAGAACCCGGTGATGCGGGTGGAGAAGGACGGCGTGTACGCCGCCATCGCGTCGAAGGGCGGAGCCCCGGAGAACCCGAGCTGGTACGCCAACTTCGTCGCGAACCCGCTCGTGGACCTGCAGGACGGGCCCCAGCCGAAGCCGTACACGGTGCGCCTCGCCGAGGGCGAGGAGCGCGCCCGGTGGTGGGAGCACGCCGTCGCGACCTGGCCGACCTACGCGTCGTACCAGGAGAAGACGGACCGCGAGATCCCCGTGTTCCTGCTGGAGCCGGTCGCCGCCTGA
- a CDS encoding ACT domain-containing protein has protein sequence MPFLLRVLLPDVPGSLGRVATAIGMAGGDIEAIEIVEHRIDDGTAVDDVLLELEQGMMPDSVVSACNALDGVEVLFVSRYPAGGNLMLDLEAVEELTAAPDQAFDKLIDLLPATFRVDWAARVHRAKGVVHGTSAAPDEFEFIEIESPTRLESPEGEVTLFAAARLDGNEIVVVGRRGGPDFADSEIMRLGHLCGLTVTIANS, from the coding sequence ATGCCATTCCTGCTCCGCGTGCTGCTGCCCGACGTCCCCGGTTCGCTGGGTCGCGTCGCGACGGCGATCGGTATGGCGGGTGGCGACATCGAGGCGATCGAGATCGTCGAGCACCGCATCGACGACGGCACGGCCGTCGACGACGTCCTGCTCGAGCTGGAGCAGGGCATGATGCCCGACTCGGTGGTGTCGGCGTGCAACGCGCTCGACGGCGTCGAGGTGCTCTTCGTCAGCCGCTACCCGGCCGGTGGCAACCTGATGCTCGACCTCGAGGCGGTCGAGGAGCTGACCGCTGCACCCGACCAGGCCTTCGACAAGCTGATCGACCTGCTGCCCGCGACCTTCCGCGTCGACTGGGCCGCGCGCGTGCACCGGGCGAAGGGTGTCGTCCACGGCACGAGCGCCGCGCCGGACGAGTTCGAGTTCATCGAGATCGAGTCGCCGACCCGGCTCGAGTCCCCCGAGGGCGAGGTCACCCTGTTCGCGGCCGCGCGGCTCGACGGCAACGAGATCGTCGTCGTCGGCCGTCGCGGCGGCCCGGACTTCGCCGACTCGGAGATCATGCGGCTGGGCCACCTGTGCGGCCTGACCGTCACGATCGCGAACAGCTGA
- the recD gene encoding exodeoxyribonuclease V subunit alpha, whose translation MTEIFEPTSPHDPRLARRVDGLLGSFNTAGVVDAADVRVAERVAALAGEDDERVLLAAALAVRSVRGGSVGLDLDALPDLDGTGLLWPDRAEWVAAVESSVLVSAEVLHVEHDLVYLDRYHRLERQVADDLTARIELGPPPLDEAVLAATLQRVSGEHLSAEQAAAVEHAARHRTTVLTGGPGTGKTTTVARLVLALADQFAVANERRMSIALAAPTGKAATRLQEAVSAELGALGALGDADHQLTPPEAMTLHRLLGWRPDNTTRFRSDRGNRLKYDLVVVDEASMVDLTMMARLLEAVRPDSRLVLVGDPRQLTSVGAGAVLSDLVAGFSEHPDSPVVALTENHRSTEEIKDLAAALRDDSPDAADRVIEVLRAGTGEVEWRNTDDPVEALQAECTAAALRVRTAAVDAGPEPALAEIEGFRLLCAHRDGPYGVRVWNRHVEQWLATELGAPLGSAWYAGRPLLVTSNDYALDVYNGETGVVVTDPSGRPRAWIAGAGAPRPFAPARLDAIETMHAMTIHKSQGSQATRIAVLLPEEGSRLLSRELFYTAVTRARESLLVVGSEAAVRAAVTTTAQRATGLRHRLAP comes from the coding sequence GTGACCGAGATCTTCGAGCCGACCTCGCCCCACGACCCGCGCCTGGCCCGCCGGGTCGACGGGTTGCTGGGCTCGTTCAACACCGCCGGGGTCGTGGACGCGGCCGACGTGCGGGTGGCCGAGCGGGTCGCTGCGCTCGCGGGTGAGGACGACGAGCGGGTGCTGCTCGCGGCCGCGCTCGCCGTCCGCTCGGTGCGTGGGGGATCGGTCGGCCTCGACCTCGACGCGCTGCCCGACCTCGACGGCACCGGCCTGCTCTGGCCGGACCGCGCCGAGTGGGTCGCGGCGGTCGAGTCCTCCGTGCTCGTGTCCGCCGAGGTGCTGCACGTCGAGCACGACCTGGTCTACCTCGACCGCTACCACCGGCTCGAGCGCCAGGTCGCCGACGACCTGACCGCCCGCATCGAGCTCGGTCCACCGCCCCTCGACGAGGCCGTCCTCGCGGCCACCCTGCAGCGGGTGAGCGGCGAGCACCTCAGCGCCGAGCAGGCGGCCGCGGTCGAGCACGCCGCCCGCCACCGCACCACCGTGCTCACCGGCGGCCCCGGCACCGGCAAGACCACCACCGTCGCGCGCCTGGTGCTCGCGCTGGCCGACCAGTTCGCGGTGGCCAACGAGCGGCGGATGTCGATCGCGCTGGCAGCGCCGACCGGCAAGGCCGCGACCCGGCTGCAGGAGGCGGTCTCCGCCGAGCTCGGTGCCCTGGGGGCGCTGGGCGACGCCGACCACCAGCTCACACCGCCCGAGGCGATGACCCTCCACCGGCTGCTGGGCTGGCGCCCCGACAACACGACGCGGTTCCGCAGCGACCGCGGCAACCGGCTCAAGTACGACCTCGTCGTCGTCGACGAGGCGTCGATGGTCGACCTGACCATGATGGCCCGGCTGCTCGAGGCGGTGCGCCCCGACAGCCGGCTGGTCCTCGTCGGCGACCCGCGCCAGCTCACGTCCGTCGGCGCGGGGGCCGTGCTCTCCGACCTGGTCGCCGGCTTCTCCGAGCACCCCGACTCGCCCGTCGTCGCCCTCACCGAGAACCACCGCTCCACCGAGGAGATCAAGGACCTCGCCGCCGCCCTGCGCGACGACTCGCCCGACGCCGCCGACCGGGTGATCGAGGTCCTGCGCGCCGGCACCGGCGAGGTCGAGTGGCGCAACACCGACGACCCCGTCGAGGCACTGCAGGCCGAGTGCACCGCTGCAGCGCTGCGCGTGCGGACCGCCGCGGTCGACGCGGGGCCCGAGCCCGCCCTCGCCGAGATCGAGGGCTTCCGCCTGCTCTGCGCCCACCGCGACGGCCCCTACGGCGTCCGGGTCTGGAACCGGCACGTCGAGCAGTGGCTCGCCACCGAGCTCGGAGCACCCCTCGGCTCGGCCTGGTACGCCGGACGCCCGCTCCTCGTGACCAGCAACGACTACGCCCTCGACGTCTACAACGGCGAGACCGGTGTCGTCGTGACCGACCCGTCCGGCAGGCCCCGCGCGTGGATCGCCGGCGCCGGCGCGCCCCGCCCGTTCGCCCCGGCCCGCCTCGACGCGATCGAGACCATGCACGCGATGACGATCCACAAGAGCCAGGGCAGCCAGGCCACGCGGATCGCCGTACTGCTGCCGGAGGAGGGCTCGCGCCTGCTCAGCCGCGAGCTGTTCTACACCGCGGTCACCCGGGCGCGGGAGAGCCTGCTCGTGGTGGGGTCCGAGGCCGCCGTACGCGCTGCGGTGACGACGACCGCGCAGCGCGCGACCGGCCTGCGGCACCGGCTCGCTCCCTGA
- a CDS encoding UvrD-helicase domain-containing protein, with amino-acid sequence MTPFDIRGPLPTGTTLLEASAGTGKTWTIGALVTRYVAEEGVPLEQLLVVTFGRAASQELREQVRRQLVEAESALAGTLATPPTEVIEQLLDCPPEERAVRHRRVSQALADFDAATIATIHQFCSLVLDSLGVPGDTDARARLVENLDDMLVEVVDDLYLRAFAQLPAGTAPAFTHTEALAIARRVVGDPQADLEPADLPRDDPAGRRVAFAAAVRQEIDRRKRRLGVLSYDDLLAQLAHALEKDDSPARARMRARWRIVLVDEFQDTDPVQWKVFDRAFSGHATMVLIGDPKQAIYAFRGGDVTTYLTAAETATTRQTLAVNRRSDADLVAGFGRLLGGAELGDPRIVVHDVQAHHQESRLVGAPRPAPFRVRVVRRETFGKRGGTNLTVHQVRPHIARDLAHDIRALITSGAQFEGRDLRPDDIAVICYRHADLAAVRAALQEVGVAAVIAGGGSVFATPAAVEWLSLLEALEQPHRTPRVRAAALTSFLGYDAATLDAGGDDLSDDLGDRLRSWSEALGRRGVAAVVEAATSGGMPERLLGQVGGERTLTDLRHIGEVLHEAALREQMGAVALLAWLRQQVLEARDGRGAERTRRLDSDADAVQLVTIHASKGLQYPVVYLPSLADRWVAQTADKPLFHDADGRRCLDVVNAGPDWADHVRRWKDEENGEWLRLLYVALTRAQSQVVAWWAPTSNAKASPLHRLLLRGPAPDGKGLSSVVPVDPPVPDEDAATRLFATWRDRGAFVPEVAEPATELPPLPQEPPAELGARGFTRSVDTGWRRTSYSALSHVDLGAPAPGVGSEPEIEPKDDEDLPPLVETAAPDPALALPSPMAGLPLGATFGSLVHAVLEHADPAVPDLRAELLGHIAEQLTWWPVALDPEELADALVAVLDTPLGPLMDDTTLRRVGTTDRLCELDFELPLSGGDHPVHQARSADEVLLGDIASLLRKHLPEGDPVRAYADALDNPLLGGQVLRGYLTGSIDVVLRLPSADGDPRYVVVDYKTNWLGPTDEPLTAGAYRPSALDDAMGHSDYPLQALLYAVVLHRFLRWRQPGYDPVRHLGGVAYLYLRGMCGPQTPRVDGNPCGIFTWQPPVELVVALSDLLDGAKP; translated from the coding sequence ATGACTCCCTTCGACATCCGCGGCCCGCTGCCGACCGGCACCACCCTGCTCGAGGCCAGCGCCGGGACCGGCAAGACCTGGACCATCGGCGCGCTGGTGACCCGCTACGTCGCCGAGGAGGGCGTGCCGCTCGAGCAGCTGCTCGTCGTGACCTTCGGCCGGGCGGCGAGCCAGGAGCTGCGCGAGCAGGTACGCCGCCAGCTGGTCGAGGCCGAGTCCGCGCTGGCCGGGACCCTGGCCACGCCGCCCACCGAGGTGATCGAGCAGCTGCTCGACTGCCCGCCCGAGGAGCGGGCGGTGCGGCACCGCCGGGTCAGCCAGGCGCTGGCCGACTTCGACGCGGCCACGATCGCCACCATCCACCAGTTCTGCTCGCTGGTGCTCGACTCGCTCGGTGTCCCGGGCGACACCGACGCCCGGGCCCGGCTCGTCGAGAACCTCGACGACATGCTGGTCGAGGTCGTCGACGACCTCTACCTGCGGGCGTTCGCGCAGCTGCCCGCCGGCACCGCACCGGCGTTCACCCACACCGAGGCGCTCGCGATCGCGCGGCGGGTCGTGGGCGACCCGCAGGCCGACCTGGAGCCGGCCGACCTGCCCCGGGACGACCCGGCCGGGCGGCGGGTGGCGTTCGCCGCGGCCGTGCGCCAGGAGATCGACCGGCGCAAGCGCCGCCTCGGCGTGCTGTCCTACGACGACCTGCTCGCCCAGCTCGCCCACGCGCTCGAGAAGGACGACTCGCCGGCCCGGGCGCGGATGCGGGCGCGGTGGCGGATCGTGCTGGTCGACGAGTTCCAAGACACCGACCCGGTGCAGTGGAAGGTGTTCGACCGGGCGTTCAGCGGCCACGCCACGATGGTGCTGATCGGCGACCCGAAGCAGGCGATCTACGCCTTCCGCGGGGGCGACGTGACGACGTACCTCACCGCGGCGGAGACCGCCACCACCCGCCAGACGCTCGCGGTCAACCGGCGCAGCGACGCCGACCTGGTCGCCGGGTTCGGGCGGCTGCTCGGCGGTGCCGAGCTCGGCGACCCGCGGATCGTCGTCCACGACGTGCAGGCCCACCACCAGGAGTCCCGGCTGGTCGGGGCGCCGAGGCCCGCGCCGTTCCGGGTGCGGGTGGTGCGCCGCGAGACGTTCGGCAAGCGCGGCGGCACCAACCTCACCGTCCACCAGGTCCGCCCCCACATCGCCCGCGACCTCGCCCACGACATCCGGGCGCTGATCACCAGCGGGGCGCAGTTCGAAGGACGCGACCTGCGACCCGACGACATCGCGGTCATCTGCTACCGCCACGCCGACCTGGCCGCGGTCCGCGCCGCCCTGCAGGAGGTCGGCGTCGCCGCCGTCATCGCCGGCGGCGGCAGCGTGTTCGCGACGCCGGCCGCGGTCGAGTGGCTCTCCCTGCTCGAGGCCCTCGAGCAGCCCCACCGCACCCCCCGGGTGCGGGCAGCGGCGCTCACCTCCTTCCTCGGGTACGACGCCGCGACCCTCGATGCCGGCGGTGACGACCTCAGCGACGACCTCGGCGACCGGCTCCGGTCCTGGTCCGAGGCGCTCGGCCGGCGCGGCGTCGCCGCAGTCGTCGAGGCCGCGACGTCCGGTGGCATGCCCGAGCGGCTCCTCGGCCAGGTCGGTGGCGAGCGCACCCTGACCGACCTGCGCCACATCGGCGAGGTGCTGCACGAGGCCGCGCTGCGCGAGCAGATGGGCGCCGTCGCGCTGCTGGCGTGGCTGCGCCAGCAGGTGCTCGAGGCTCGCGACGGTCGCGGCGCGGAGCGGACCCGCCGCCTCGACTCCGACGCCGATGCCGTGCAGCTCGTGACGATCCACGCGAGCAAGGGCCTGCAGTACCCCGTCGTCTACCTGCCCTCGCTCGCCGACCGCTGGGTCGCGCAGACGGCCGACAAGCCGCTCTTCCACGACGCCGACGGCCGCCGCTGCCTCGACGTCGTCAATGCCGGCCCCGACTGGGCCGACCACGTCCGGCGCTGGAAGGACGAGGAGAACGGCGAGTGGCTGCGGCTGCTCTACGTCGCCCTCACCCGCGCCCAGAGCCAGGTCGTCGCCTGGTGGGCGCCGACCAGCAACGCCAAGGCGTCCCCGCTGCACCGCCTGCTGCTCCGCGGTCCGGCGCCGGACGGCAAGGGCCTGAGCAGCGTGGTCCCCGTCGACCCGCCGGTGCCCGACGAGGACGCCGCGACCCGGCTCTTCGCGACCTGGCGCGACCGGGGCGCCTTCGTGCCCGAGGTCGCCGAGCCCGCGACCGAGCTCCCGCCGCTGCCGCAGGAGCCGCCGGCCGAACTGGGCGCCCGTGGGTTCACCCGGTCCGTCGACACCGGGTGGCGGCGTACGTCGTACTCCGCGCTGAGCCACGTCGACCTCGGCGCCCCGGCCCCGGGCGTCGGCAGCGAGCCCGAGATCGAGCCGAAGGACGACGAGGACCTGCCGCCGCTGGTCGAGACCGCCGCACCCGACCCGGCGCTCGCCCTGCCCTCCCCGATGGCGGGTCTGCCGCTCGGTGCGACCTTCGGCTCGCTGGTCCACGCGGTCCTCGAGCACGCCGACCCCGCGGTGCCCGACCTGCGTGCCGAGCTGCTCGGCCACATCGCGGAGCAGCTGACGTGGTGGCCGGTGGCGCTCGATCCCGAGGAGCTCGCCGATGCCCTCGTAGCGGTGCTGGACACGCCGCTCGGGCCGCTGATGGACGACACGACGCTGCGCCGGGTCGGCACGACCGACCGCCTGTGCGAGCTCGACTTCGAGCTGCCGCTCTCCGGCGGTGACCACCCGGTCCACCAGGCGCGGTCGGCTGACGAGGTGCTGCTGGGCGACATCGCGTCCCTGCTGCGCAAGCACCTGCCGGAGGGCGACCCGGTCCGTGCCTACGCCGACGCGCTCGACAACCCGCTGCTCGGAGGCCAGGTGCTCCGCGGCTACCTGACCGGTTCGATCGACGTGGTGCTCCGGCTGCCGTCGGCCGACGGCGACCCCCGCTACGTCGTCGTCGACTACAAGACCAACTGGCTCGGGCCGACCGACGAGCCGCTCACCGCGGGCGCCTACCGGCCGAGCGCGCTCGACGACGCCATGGGGCACTCCGACTACCCGCTCCAGGCCCTGCTGTACGCCGTCGTGCTGCACCGCTTCCTGCGCTGGCGCCAGCCCGGCTACGACCCCGTGCGTCACCTCGGCGGGGTCGCGTACCTCTACCTGCGCGGCATGTGCGGTCCGCAGACGCCCCGGGTCGACGGCAACCCGTGCGGCATCTTCACCTGGCAGCCGCCGGTCGAGCTGGTCGTCGCGCTGTCGGACCTCCTGGACGGGGCGAAGCCGTGA